A window of Equus caballus isolate H_3958 breed thoroughbred chromosome 10, TB-T2T, whole genome shotgun sequence contains these coding sequences:
- the ZNF574 gene encoding zinc finger protein 574 isoform X2 encodes MGGGPAAQLPRPRPPEVACLNFSDFPLHPAAAPQRPPQDGARSLAPPPDVIALACRLEPPGGVDEEVEEEHPPGLRGRPLLTRGPAAQGLTAAMTEESEETVLYIEHRYVCSECNQLYGSLEEVLMHQNSHVPQQHFELVGVADPGVTVATEAASGTGLYQTIVQESQYQCLECGQLLMSPSQLLEHQELHLKMMAPQEAVPAEPPPKAPPLSSSTIHYECVDCKALFASQELWLNHRQTHLRATPTKPQAPVVLGSPVVLGPPVGQARVAVEHSYRKAEEGGEGAVVPSATATTTEVVTEVELLLYKCSECSQLFQLPADFLEHQATHFPAAAPESEEPALQQETLNPSPAEVPVSQPDPLPSSDHSYELRNGEAIGRDRRGRKARKNNNGEPGGAATQELFCSACDQLFLSPHQLQQHLRSHREGIFKCPLCSRVFPSPSSLDQHLGDHSSESHFLCVDCGLAFGTEALLLAHRRAHTPNPLHSCPCGKTFVNLTKFLYHRRTHGVGGVPLPTTPVPPEEPVIGFPEPAPAETGEPEAPEPPASEESSAGPAAPGTYRCLLCSREFGKALQLTRHQRFVHRLERRHKCGICGKMFKKKSHVRNHLRTHTGERPFPCPDCSKPFNSPANLARHRLTHTGERPYRCGDCGKAFTQSSTLRQHRLVHAQHFPYRCQECGVRFHRPYRLLMHRYHHTGEYPYKCRECPRSFLLRRLLEVHQLVAHAGRQPHRCSSCGAAFPSSLRLREHRCAAAAAQAPRRFECGTCGKKVGSAARLQAHEAAHAAAGPGEVLAKEPPAPRAPRATRTPVVSPTTLGGTATAAPAAPARRRGLECSECKKLFSTETSLQVHRRIHTGERPYPCPDCGKAFRQSTHLKDHRRLHTGERPFACEVCGKAFAISMRLAEHRRIHTGERPYSCPDCGKSYRSFSNLWKHRKTHQQQHQAAVRQQLAEAEAAVGLAVMETAVEALPLVEAIEIYPLAEAEGVQISG; translated from the coding sequence cccagggcctcaCTGCCGCCATGACTGAGGAGTCAGAGGAGACGGTTCTCTACATTGAGCACCGCTATGTCTGCTCTGAGTGCAACCAGCTCTATGGATCCCTGGAGGAGGTGCTCATGCACCAGAACTCCCACGTGCCCCAGCAGCACTTTGAGCTGGTGGGCGTGGCCGACCCTGGAGTCACTGTGGCCACAGAGGCAGCTTCTGGCACTGGGCTCTATCAGACCATAGTGCAGGAGAGCCAGTACCAGTGCCTGGAGTGCGGGCAGCTGCTGATGTCACCCAGCCAGCTCCTGGAGCATCAGGAGCTGCACCTGAAGATGATGGCACCCCAGGAGGCAGTGCCAGCTGAGCCACCACCCAAGGCGCCCCCACTGAGCTCCAGTACCATCCACTACGAGTGTGTGGATTGCAAGGCTCTCTTTGCCAGCCAGGAGCTCTGGCTGAACCACCGGCAGACGCACCTCCGGGCCACTCCCACCAAGCCTCAAGCTCCAGTTGTCCTGGGGTCCCCAGTTGTCCTAGGGCCCCCTGTGGGCCAGGCCCGCGTGGCCGTGGAGCACTCCTACCGCAAGGCAGAAGAGGGTGGTGAGGGGGCAGTTGTGCCCtctgccactgccaccaccactgaGGTGGTGACTGAGGTAGAGCTGCTCCTCTACAAGTGCTCGGAATGCTCCCAGCTCTTCCAGCTGCCGGCCGACTTCCTGGAGCACCAAGCCACCCAttttcctgctgctgccccagagTCTGAGGAGCCTGCCTTGCAGCAAGAGACCCTGAACCCATCACCTGCAGAGGTGCCTGTGTCTCAGCCTGACCCCCTGCCATCCTCTGATCACAGTTATGAGCTACGCAATGGTGAAGCCATTGGTCGAGACCGCCGGGGGCGTAAGGCCCGGAAGAACAACAATGGAGAGCCAGGTGGGGCAGCCACCCAGGAGCTCTTTTGTTCAGCCTgtgaccagctctttctttcGCCTCACCAGCTACAGCAGCACCTACGGAGTCACCGGGAGGGCATCTTTAAGTGCCCCTTGTGCAGTCGTGTCTTCCCCAGCCCATCCAGTCTGGACCAGCATCTTGGTGACCACAGCAGCGAGTCTCACTTCTTGTGTGTGGACTGTGGCCTGGCTTTTGGCACAGAGGCACTCCTCCTGGCCCACCGGCGAGCCCACACTCCAAATCCTCTGCATTCGTGTCCATGTGGAAAGACCTTTGTCAATCTCACCAAGTTCCTTTATCACCGGCGTACccatggggtggggggtgttCCTCTGCCCACAACACCAGTTCCACCAGAGGAGCCTGTCATTGGTTTCCCTGAGCCAGCCCCAGCAGAGACTGGAGAGCCAGAGGCCCCAGAGCCCCCCGCGTCTGAGGAGAGCTCAGCAGGGCCTGCTGCCCCAGGCACCTACCGCTGCCTCCTGTGCAGCCGTGAATTTGGCAAAGCATTGCAGCTGACCCGGCACCAGCGTTTTGTGCACCGGCTGGAACGGCGCCATAAGTGTGGCATTTGTGGAAAGATGTTTAAGAAGAAGTCTCATGTGCGTAACCACCTCCGCACACACACAGGCGAACGGCCCTTCCCCTGCCCGGACTGCTCCAAGCCCTTCAACTCACCTGCCAACCTGGCCCGCCACCGGCTCACACACACAGGGGAGCGGCCCTACCGGTGTGGGGACTGCGGCAAAGCTTTTACACAAAGCtccacgctgaggcagcaccGCCTGGTGCATGCCCAGCACTTCCCCTATCGCTGCCAGGAGTGCGGAGTGCGTTTTCATCGCCCCTACCGCCTGCTCATGCACCGCTACCACCACACAGGCGAGTACCCCTATAAGTGTCGCGAGTGTCCCCGCTCTTTCCTGCTGCGCCGACTGCTGGAGGTGCACCAGCTTGTGGCCCATGCTGGGCGCCAGCCCCACCGCTGCTCATCCTGTggggctgccttcccttcctcacTGCGGCTCCGCGAGCACCGCtgtgcagctgctgctgcccaggcCCCACGGCGCTTTGAGTGTGGCACCTGTGGCAAGAAAGTAGGCTCTGCTGCTCGGCTGCAAGCACATGAGGCAGCCCATGCAGCTGCAGGGCCTGGAGAGGTCCTGGCTAAGGAGCCCCCAGCCCCTAGGGCCCCAAGGGCCACTCGCACCCCAGTTGTCTCCCCAACAACCCTTGGAGGCACTGCTACTGCggcccctgcagcccctgcccgACGCCGGGGCCTGGAGTGCAGTGAGTGCAAGAAGCTATTCAGCACAGAGACATCACTGCAGGTACACCGGCGCATCCACACAGGCGAGCGGCCATACCCGTGTCCAGACTGTGGCAAGGCCTTCCGTCAGAGTACCCACCTGAAGGACCACCGGCGCCTGCACACAGGTGAGCGGCCCTTTGCCTGTGAAGTGTGTGGCAAGGCCTTTGCTATCTCCATGCGTCTGGCAGAACATCGCCGCATTCACACAGGTGAACGGCCCTACTCCTGCCCCGACTGTGGCAAGAGCTACCGTTCCTTCTCCAACCTATGGAAGCACCGCAAGACccaccagcagcagcatcagGCAGCTGTGCGGCAGCAGCTGGCAGAAGCGGAGGCTGCTGTAGGCTTGGCTGTGATGGAGACTGCAGTGGAGGCACTGCCCTTGGTGGAGGCCATTGAGATCTACCCTCTGGCTGAGGCGGAGGGGGTCCAGATCAGTGGCTGA
- the ZNF574 gene encoding zinc finger protein 574 isoform X3 — translation MTEESEETVLYIEHRYVCSECNQLYGSLEEVLMHQNSHVPQQHFELVGVADPGVTVATEAASGTGLYQTIVQESQYQCLECGQLLMSPSQLLEHQELHLKMMAPQEAVPAEPPPKAPPLSSSTIHYECVDCKALFASQELWLNHRQTHLRATPTKPQAPVVLGSPVVLGPPVGQARVAVEHSYRKAEEGGEGAVVPSATATTTEVVTEVELLLYKCSECSQLFQLPADFLEHQATHFPAAAPESEEPALQQETLNPSPAEVPVSQPDPLPSSDHSYELRNGEAIGRDRRGRKARKNNNGEPGGAATQELFCSACDQLFLSPHQLQQHLRSHREGIFKCPLCSRVFPSPSSLDQHLGDHSSESHFLCVDCGLAFGTEALLLAHRRAHTPNPLHSCPCGKTFVNLTKFLYHRRTHGVGGVPLPTTPVPPEEPVIGFPEPAPAETGEPEAPEPPASEESSAGPAAPGTYRCLLCSREFGKALQLTRHQRFVHRLERRHKCGICGKMFKKKSHVRNHLRTHTGERPFPCPDCSKPFNSPANLARHRLTHTGERPYRCGDCGKAFTQSSTLRQHRLVHAQHFPYRCQECGVRFHRPYRLLMHRYHHTGEYPYKCRECPRSFLLRRLLEVHQLVAHAGRQPHRCSSCGAAFPSSLRLREHRCAAAAAQAPRRFECGTCGKKVGSAARLQAHEAAHAAAGPGEVLAKEPPAPRAPRATRTPVVSPTTLGGTATAAPAAPARRRGLECSECKKLFSTETSLQVHRRIHTGERPYPCPDCGKAFRQSTHLKDHRRLHTGERPFACEVCGKAFAISMRLAEHRRIHTGERPYSCPDCGKSYRSFSNLWKHRKTHQQQHQAAVRQQLAEAEAAVGLAVMETAVEALPLVEAIEIYPLAEAEGVQISG, via the coding sequence ATGACTGAGGAGTCAGAGGAGACGGTTCTCTACATTGAGCACCGCTATGTCTGCTCTGAGTGCAACCAGCTCTATGGATCCCTGGAGGAGGTGCTCATGCACCAGAACTCCCACGTGCCCCAGCAGCACTTTGAGCTGGTGGGCGTGGCCGACCCTGGAGTCACTGTGGCCACAGAGGCAGCTTCTGGCACTGGGCTCTATCAGACCATAGTGCAGGAGAGCCAGTACCAGTGCCTGGAGTGCGGGCAGCTGCTGATGTCACCCAGCCAGCTCCTGGAGCATCAGGAGCTGCACCTGAAGATGATGGCACCCCAGGAGGCAGTGCCAGCTGAGCCACCACCCAAGGCGCCCCCACTGAGCTCCAGTACCATCCACTACGAGTGTGTGGATTGCAAGGCTCTCTTTGCCAGCCAGGAGCTCTGGCTGAACCACCGGCAGACGCACCTCCGGGCCACTCCCACCAAGCCTCAAGCTCCAGTTGTCCTGGGGTCCCCAGTTGTCCTAGGGCCCCCTGTGGGCCAGGCCCGCGTGGCCGTGGAGCACTCCTACCGCAAGGCAGAAGAGGGTGGTGAGGGGGCAGTTGTGCCCtctgccactgccaccaccactgaGGTGGTGACTGAGGTAGAGCTGCTCCTCTACAAGTGCTCGGAATGCTCCCAGCTCTTCCAGCTGCCGGCCGACTTCCTGGAGCACCAAGCCACCCAttttcctgctgctgccccagagTCTGAGGAGCCTGCCTTGCAGCAAGAGACCCTGAACCCATCACCTGCAGAGGTGCCTGTGTCTCAGCCTGACCCCCTGCCATCCTCTGATCACAGTTATGAGCTACGCAATGGTGAAGCCATTGGTCGAGACCGCCGGGGGCGTAAGGCCCGGAAGAACAACAATGGAGAGCCAGGTGGGGCAGCCACCCAGGAGCTCTTTTGTTCAGCCTgtgaccagctctttctttcGCCTCACCAGCTACAGCAGCACCTACGGAGTCACCGGGAGGGCATCTTTAAGTGCCCCTTGTGCAGTCGTGTCTTCCCCAGCCCATCCAGTCTGGACCAGCATCTTGGTGACCACAGCAGCGAGTCTCACTTCTTGTGTGTGGACTGTGGCCTGGCTTTTGGCACAGAGGCACTCCTCCTGGCCCACCGGCGAGCCCACACTCCAAATCCTCTGCATTCGTGTCCATGTGGAAAGACCTTTGTCAATCTCACCAAGTTCCTTTATCACCGGCGTACccatggggtggggggtgttCCTCTGCCCACAACACCAGTTCCACCAGAGGAGCCTGTCATTGGTTTCCCTGAGCCAGCCCCAGCAGAGACTGGAGAGCCAGAGGCCCCAGAGCCCCCCGCGTCTGAGGAGAGCTCAGCAGGGCCTGCTGCCCCAGGCACCTACCGCTGCCTCCTGTGCAGCCGTGAATTTGGCAAAGCATTGCAGCTGACCCGGCACCAGCGTTTTGTGCACCGGCTGGAACGGCGCCATAAGTGTGGCATTTGTGGAAAGATGTTTAAGAAGAAGTCTCATGTGCGTAACCACCTCCGCACACACACAGGCGAACGGCCCTTCCCCTGCCCGGACTGCTCCAAGCCCTTCAACTCACCTGCCAACCTGGCCCGCCACCGGCTCACACACACAGGGGAGCGGCCCTACCGGTGTGGGGACTGCGGCAAAGCTTTTACACAAAGCtccacgctgaggcagcaccGCCTGGTGCATGCCCAGCACTTCCCCTATCGCTGCCAGGAGTGCGGAGTGCGTTTTCATCGCCCCTACCGCCTGCTCATGCACCGCTACCACCACACAGGCGAGTACCCCTATAAGTGTCGCGAGTGTCCCCGCTCTTTCCTGCTGCGCCGACTGCTGGAGGTGCACCAGCTTGTGGCCCATGCTGGGCGCCAGCCCCACCGCTGCTCATCCTGTggggctgccttcccttcctcacTGCGGCTCCGCGAGCACCGCtgtgcagctgctgctgcccaggcCCCACGGCGCTTTGAGTGTGGCACCTGTGGCAAGAAAGTAGGCTCTGCTGCTCGGCTGCAAGCACATGAGGCAGCCCATGCAGCTGCAGGGCCTGGAGAGGTCCTGGCTAAGGAGCCCCCAGCCCCTAGGGCCCCAAGGGCCACTCGCACCCCAGTTGTCTCCCCAACAACCCTTGGAGGCACTGCTACTGCggcccctgcagcccctgcccgACGCCGGGGCCTGGAGTGCAGTGAGTGCAAGAAGCTATTCAGCACAGAGACATCACTGCAGGTACACCGGCGCATCCACACAGGCGAGCGGCCATACCCGTGTCCAGACTGTGGCAAGGCCTTCCGTCAGAGTACCCACCTGAAGGACCACCGGCGCCTGCACACAGGTGAGCGGCCCTTTGCCTGTGAAGTGTGTGGCAAGGCCTTTGCTATCTCCATGCGTCTGGCAGAACATCGCCGCATTCACACAGGTGAACGGCCCTACTCCTGCCCCGACTGTGGCAAGAGCTACCGTTCCTTCTCCAACCTATGGAAGCACCGCAAGACccaccagcagcagcatcagGCAGCTGTGCGGCAGCAGCTGGCAGAAGCGGAGGCTGCTGTAGGCTTGGCTGTGATGGAGACTGCAGTGGAGGCACTGCCCTTGGTGGAGGCCATTGAGATCTACCCTCTGGCTGAGGCGGAGGGGGTCCAGATCAGTGGCTGA
- the ZNF574 gene encoding zinc finger protein 574 isoform X1, with product MATKMKKNAEKQQNRGGPAAQLPRPRPPEVACLNFSDFPLHPAAAPQRPPQDGARSLAPPPDVIALACRLEPPGGVDEEVEEEHPPGLRGRPLLTRGPAAQGLTAAMTEESEETVLYIEHRYVCSECNQLYGSLEEVLMHQNSHVPQQHFELVGVADPGVTVATEAASGTGLYQTIVQESQYQCLECGQLLMSPSQLLEHQELHLKMMAPQEAVPAEPPPKAPPLSSSTIHYECVDCKALFASQELWLNHRQTHLRATPTKPQAPVVLGSPVVLGPPVGQARVAVEHSYRKAEEGGEGAVVPSATATTTEVVTEVELLLYKCSECSQLFQLPADFLEHQATHFPAAAPESEEPALQQETLNPSPAEVPVSQPDPLPSSDHSYELRNGEAIGRDRRGRKARKNNNGEPGGAATQELFCSACDQLFLSPHQLQQHLRSHREGIFKCPLCSRVFPSPSSLDQHLGDHSSESHFLCVDCGLAFGTEALLLAHRRAHTPNPLHSCPCGKTFVNLTKFLYHRRTHGVGGVPLPTTPVPPEEPVIGFPEPAPAETGEPEAPEPPASEESSAGPAAPGTYRCLLCSREFGKALQLTRHQRFVHRLERRHKCGICGKMFKKKSHVRNHLRTHTGERPFPCPDCSKPFNSPANLARHRLTHTGERPYRCGDCGKAFTQSSTLRQHRLVHAQHFPYRCQECGVRFHRPYRLLMHRYHHTGEYPYKCRECPRSFLLRRLLEVHQLVAHAGRQPHRCSSCGAAFPSSLRLREHRCAAAAAQAPRRFECGTCGKKVGSAARLQAHEAAHAAAGPGEVLAKEPPAPRAPRATRTPVVSPTTLGGTATAAPAAPARRRGLECSECKKLFSTETSLQVHRRIHTGERPYPCPDCGKAFRQSTHLKDHRRLHTGERPFACEVCGKAFAISMRLAEHRRIHTGERPYSCPDCGKSYRSFSNLWKHRKTHQQQHQAAVRQQLAEAEAAVGLAVMETAVEALPLVEAIEIYPLAEAEGVQISG from the coding sequence cccagggcctcaCTGCCGCCATGACTGAGGAGTCAGAGGAGACGGTTCTCTACATTGAGCACCGCTATGTCTGCTCTGAGTGCAACCAGCTCTATGGATCCCTGGAGGAGGTGCTCATGCACCAGAACTCCCACGTGCCCCAGCAGCACTTTGAGCTGGTGGGCGTGGCCGACCCTGGAGTCACTGTGGCCACAGAGGCAGCTTCTGGCACTGGGCTCTATCAGACCATAGTGCAGGAGAGCCAGTACCAGTGCCTGGAGTGCGGGCAGCTGCTGATGTCACCCAGCCAGCTCCTGGAGCATCAGGAGCTGCACCTGAAGATGATGGCACCCCAGGAGGCAGTGCCAGCTGAGCCACCACCCAAGGCGCCCCCACTGAGCTCCAGTACCATCCACTACGAGTGTGTGGATTGCAAGGCTCTCTTTGCCAGCCAGGAGCTCTGGCTGAACCACCGGCAGACGCACCTCCGGGCCACTCCCACCAAGCCTCAAGCTCCAGTTGTCCTGGGGTCCCCAGTTGTCCTAGGGCCCCCTGTGGGCCAGGCCCGCGTGGCCGTGGAGCACTCCTACCGCAAGGCAGAAGAGGGTGGTGAGGGGGCAGTTGTGCCCtctgccactgccaccaccactgaGGTGGTGACTGAGGTAGAGCTGCTCCTCTACAAGTGCTCGGAATGCTCCCAGCTCTTCCAGCTGCCGGCCGACTTCCTGGAGCACCAAGCCACCCAttttcctgctgctgccccagagTCTGAGGAGCCTGCCTTGCAGCAAGAGACCCTGAACCCATCACCTGCAGAGGTGCCTGTGTCTCAGCCTGACCCCCTGCCATCCTCTGATCACAGTTATGAGCTACGCAATGGTGAAGCCATTGGTCGAGACCGCCGGGGGCGTAAGGCCCGGAAGAACAACAATGGAGAGCCAGGTGGGGCAGCCACCCAGGAGCTCTTTTGTTCAGCCTgtgaccagctctttctttcGCCTCACCAGCTACAGCAGCACCTACGGAGTCACCGGGAGGGCATCTTTAAGTGCCCCTTGTGCAGTCGTGTCTTCCCCAGCCCATCCAGTCTGGACCAGCATCTTGGTGACCACAGCAGCGAGTCTCACTTCTTGTGTGTGGACTGTGGCCTGGCTTTTGGCACAGAGGCACTCCTCCTGGCCCACCGGCGAGCCCACACTCCAAATCCTCTGCATTCGTGTCCATGTGGAAAGACCTTTGTCAATCTCACCAAGTTCCTTTATCACCGGCGTACccatggggtggggggtgttCCTCTGCCCACAACACCAGTTCCACCAGAGGAGCCTGTCATTGGTTTCCCTGAGCCAGCCCCAGCAGAGACTGGAGAGCCAGAGGCCCCAGAGCCCCCCGCGTCTGAGGAGAGCTCAGCAGGGCCTGCTGCCCCAGGCACCTACCGCTGCCTCCTGTGCAGCCGTGAATTTGGCAAAGCATTGCAGCTGACCCGGCACCAGCGTTTTGTGCACCGGCTGGAACGGCGCCATAAGTGTGGCATTTGTGGAAAGATGTTTAAGAAGAAGTCTCATGTGCGTAACCACCTCCGCACACACACAGGCGAACGGCCCTTCCCCTGCCCGGACTGCTCCAAGCCCTTCAACTCACCTGCCAACCTGGCCCGCCACCGGCTCACACACACAGGGGAGCGGCCCTACCGGTGTGGGGACTGCGGCAAAGCTTTTACACAAAGCtccacgctgaggcagcaccGCCTGGTGCATGCCCAGCACTTCCCCTATCGCTGCCAGGAGTGCGGAGTGCGTTTTCATCGCCCCTACCGCCTGCTCATGCACCGCTACCACCACACAGGCGAGTACCCCTATAAGTGTCGCGAGTGTCCCCGCTCTTTCCTGCTGCGCCGACTGCTGGAGGTGCACCAGCTTGTGGCCCATGCTGGGCGCCAGCCCCACCGCTGCTCATCCTGTggggctgccttcccttcctcacTGCGGCTCCGCGAGCACCGCtgtgcagctgctgctgcccaggcCCCACGGCGCTTTGAGTGTGGCACCTGTGGCAAGAAAGTAGGCTCTGCTGCTCGGCTGCAAGCACATGAGGCAGCCCATGCAGCTGCAGGGCCTGGAGAGGTCCTGGCTAAGGAGCCCCCAGCCCCTAGGGCCCCAAGGGCCACTCGCACCCCAGTTGTCTCCCCAACAACCCTTGGAGGCACTGCTACTGCggcccctgcagcccctgcccgACGCCGGGGCCTGGAGTGCAGTGAGTGCAAGAAGCTATTCAGCACAGAGACATCACTGCAGGTACACCGGCGCATCCACACAGGCGAGCGGCCATACCCGTGTCCAGACTGTGGCAAGGCCTTCCGTCAGAGTACCCACCTGAAGGACCACCGGCGCCTGCACACAGGTGAGCGGCCCTTTGCCTGTGAAGTGTGTGGCAAGGCCTTTGCTATCTCCATGCGTCTGGCAGAACATCGCCGCATTCACACAGGTGAACGGCCCTACTCCTGCCCCGACTGTGGCAAGAGCTACCGTTCCTTCTCCAACCTATGGAAGCACCGCAAGACccaccagcagcagcatcagGCAGCTGTGCGGCAGCAGCTGGCAGAAGCGGAGGCTGCTGTAGGCTTGGCTGTGATGGAGACTGCAGTGGAGGCACTGCCCTTGGTGGAGGCCATTGAGATCTACCCTCTGGCTGAGGCGGAGGGGGTCCAGATCAGTGGCTGA